Proteins from one Mycobacterium sp. SMC-2 genomic window:
- a CDS encoding SDR family oxidoreductase, producing the protein MDINAASAIVTGGASGIGAASARLLAARGAKVVVADLQADRGAELAESIGGTFVRVDVTDTAQIEAAVNAAGDLGPLRVLVNSAGIGWAQRTIGKDGQFDSAHNLDAYKKVIAINLIGTFDCIRLAATAMGRTEPLASGERGAIVSMASVAAFDGQIGQAAYSSSKGGIVGMTLPVARDLSAVGIRVNTIAPGLIDTPIYGEGEGSEAFKAKLGESVLFPHRLGDPEELASMVVELVTNSYMNAEVVRVDGGIRMPPK; encoded by the coding sequence GTGGATATCAACGCAGCTAGCGCAATAGTCACCGGGGGCGCGTCGGGCATCGGCGCGGCATCTGCACGGCTGTTAGCCGCGAGGGGGGCGAAGGTTGTCGTTGCCGACCTGCAGGCGGACCGCGGGGCAGAGCTTGCCGAAAGTATCGGTGGCACCTTCGTCAGGGTCGATGTCACTGATACTGCGCAGATCGAGGCGGCCGTGAATGCGGCAGGCGACCTCGGGCCGCTGCGCGTCCTGGTCAACTCCGCCGGCATCGGCTGGGCACAGCGCACGATCGGCAAGGACGGTCAGTTCGACTCGGCGCACAACCTCGACGCCTACAAGAAGGTCATCGCAATCAACCTGATCGGCACCTTCGACTGCATCCGGTTGGCCGCAACCGCGATGGGCCGCACCGAGCCGCTGGCCAGCGGTGAGCGCGGCGCGATCGTGTCCATGGCCAGCGTCGCCGCCTTCGACGGACAGATCGGACAAGCCGCGTATTCGTCGTCTAAGGGCGGCATCGTGGGCATGACGCTGCCGGTTGCGCGCGACCTCTCCGCGGTCGGGATCCGGGTCAACACCATCGCGCCGGGCCTGATCGACACCCCGATCTACGGGGAGGGGGAGGGGTCAGAAGCCTTCAAGGCGAAGCTGGGCGAGTCCGTGCTGTTCCCGCACCGCCTGGGCGACCCCGAAGAGTTGGCCTCGATGGTTGTCGAGCTGGTGACCAACTCCTACATGAATGCTGAGGTGGTCCGGGTGGACGGCGGGATCAGGATGCCCCCGAAATAG
- a CDS encoding cytochrome P450: protein MSADGSVFEFEPFKPGPPEQLPAVYEVLRERFPVYRTSSNIWVISRFDDVKAVQSSPGVFSSRPNPYEGDSAPADAEMKPEVIERLMALTAGIPVDMNEMASAKTIAAADPPQHTRMRRIVSRGFTPPRIKEMATAITEIVDRCLSGIGDLPRFDLVERLAVPLPVEMICHILGIDRSEYGRAKRWSDAFAAAAGNNFNSPAERNELMLRTIKEFSTYFVPLIEARRVEPRNDLVSAMVAAIDNESLSNVETLMVAITIMVAGNETTTNLIGNTVVELLSNPDQLKLLLDDPSLLPNAVDEANRLTAPIQFAFREATEDTEVGGTTIPKGAIVALHMAAANRDPRRFDDPDRFLITRPAAKNLSFGHGIHFCLGAHLAGQEVRAAIGGLLPHLDRLELTDAPLQRNPTALLNGWQRVELAWVP from the coding sequence TTGTCGGCCGACGGAAGTGTGTTCGAGTTCGAGCCGTTCAAGCCTGGTCCCCCTGAGCAGTTGCCAGCGGTTTACGAGGTCCTGCGAGAGCGGTTTCCGGTTTATCGGACCAGTTCCAACATCTGGGTGATATCGCGATTTGATGACGTGAAGGCCGTGCAGTCGAGTCCCGGTGTGTTCTCGTCGCGTCCCAACCCCTACGAGGGAGATTCGGCGCCGGCGGACGCTGAGATGAAACCCGAGGTCATCGAGCGACTCATGGCCCTGACCGCAGGGATCCCCGTCGATATGAACGAGATGGCCTCCGCCAAGACCATCGCTGCCGCGGACCCGCCCCAACACACCCGGATGCGGAGAATCGTGAGCAGAGGTTTCACGCCCCCGCGGATCAAGGAGATGGCCACAGCGATCACCGAGATCGTCGACCGCTGCCTGAGCGGTATCGGCGACCTGCCCCGCTTCGATCTTGTCGAGCGGCTGGCCGTTCCACTGCCAGTGGAGATGATCTGTCACATCCTCGGTATCGACCGAAGCGAGTACGGCCGCGCCAAACGCTGGTCCGATGCATTCGCCGCGGCTGCCGGCAACAATTTCAACAGTCCCGCCGAACGCAACGAGTTGATGTTGAGGACGATCAAGGAGTTCAGCACGTACTTCGTGCCGTTGATCGAGGCGCGGCGCGTCGAGCCGAGAAATGACCTGGTCAGTGCGATGGTCGCGGCGATCGACAACGAATCGCTCAGCAATGTCGAAACATTGATGGTGGCGATCACCATTATGGTCGCCGGCAATGAGACGACGACGAACCTCATTGGCAACACCGTGGTCGAACTACTGTCCAACCCCGACCAGCTCAAACTGTTGCTCGACGATCCGTCATTGTTGCCCAATGCGGTCGACGAGGCGAATCGGCTGACGGCGCCGATCCAGTTCGCGTTTCGTGAGGCGACCGAAGATACCGAGGTTGGGGGTACGACGATCCCGAAGGGCGCGATCGTCGCGCTGCATATGGCCGCCGCCAATCGCGATCCCCGGCGCTTCGACGACCCCGACCGTTTTTTGATCACCCGTCCGGCCGCCAAGAATCTCTCGTTCGGCCACGGCATTCACTTCTGTCTGGGTGCTCACCTGGCCGGCCAGGAAGTGCGGGCGGCGATCGGCGGGCTACTGCCCCACCTCGACCGCCTCGAATTGACCGATGCTCCACTGCAACGTAATCCGACGGCACTGCTCAACGGGTGGCAACGGGTCGAACTAGCGTGGGTGCCGTAG
- a CDS encoding thiolase family protein — MPDAFILSAARTPIGKARKGSLASVDAYQLAEIAVGAAVERSQIPVADLDDLFLAESLQGGGVIGRNIAVRLGMTNLPGVAINRHCASGATAVQLAAATIMAGMADVIVAGGTESASTMPRLTKVAPGAQEPTPWSPQSHPDAPGIPAFDMSVTIGENTARLHHVTREQADAWSARSQQRALNAIAKGYFDDEIVAVPVSQGRIMFGTDEHPRDTTTETLAGLKVLHPEIPDAVVTAGNSAGINDAAAALVIGSSDCATSRGLTPLARIRGWASVGVEIEHTGMAPVSAIPLALKRSGLTLDDVDLFEINEAFATMAVACTRDLGLDESIVNVNGSGISLGHPIAATGARMVVSIVHELARHDSRIGVVAMCAGGGMGSALVVERI, encoded by the coding sequence ATGCCTGACGCCTTCATTCTTTCCGCCGCCAGAACGCCAATCGGCAAGGCTCGCAAGGGATCTCTGGCCTCAGTCGATGCGTACCAGCTCGCCGAGATCGCCGTCGGAGCGGCAGTCGAACGGTCACAGATCCCCGTGGCTGACCTTGATGACCTGTTTCTTGCGGAGTCCCTGCAGGGCGGCGGGGTGATCGGCCGCAACATCGCCGTGCGCCTTGGGATGACCAACCTGCCTGGGGTGGCGATCAACCGGCACTGCGCCTCCGGCGCCACCGCCGTGCAGTTGGCGGCCGCCACCATCATGGCCGGCATGGCAGACGTGATTGTCGCCGGCGGAACGGAAAGCGCAAGCACCATGCCACGGTTGACCAAGGTGGCACCTGGTGCACAGGAACCAACCCCATGGTCGCCGCAGAGCCATCCGGATGCTCCCGGCATCCCCGCCTTCGATATGTCCGTCACCATCGGCGAGAACACGGCCCGGCTGCACCATGTCACCCGCGAGCAAGCCGACGCCTGGTCCGCCCGCTCACAGCAGCGAGCGCTCAACGCGATTGCCAAGGGGTACTTCGACGACGAGATCGTCGCCGTCCCCGTCAGCCAAGGCCGAATCATGTTTGGCACCGACGAGCATCCGCGGGACACCACCACCGAAACGCTCGCCGGGCTGAAGGTCCTGCACCCGGAAATACCCGATGCCGTTGTCACCGCTGGAAACTCCGCAGGCATCAACGATGCCGCCGCCGCGCTGGTCATCGGCAGCTCAGACTGCGCAACCAGTCGAGGCCTGACACCGCTGGCACGGATCCGGGGTTGGGCATCTGTCGGCGTAGAGATCGAGCACACAGGAATGGCACCCGTGAGCGCAATCCCGCTGGCGCTCAAGCGCAGTGGTCTCACGCTGGACGACGTGGACCTCTTCGAGATCAACGAAGCATTCGCCACGATGGCCGTAGCGTGCACGCGCGACCTCGGCCTGGACGAGTCAATCGTGAACGTGAACGGCAGCGGTATCAGTCTCGGTCACCCCATCGCGGCGACCGGCGCCCGGATGGTGGTATCGATCGTGCATGAACTCGCGCGCCACGATTCGCGCATCGGCGTGGTGGCGATGTGTGCTGGGGGAGGGATGGGGTCGGCGTTGGTCGTCGAACGGATCTAG